The Novosphingobium sp. Gsoil 351 genome contains the following window.
GGCATGCTGGCCAAGACGCTCTACGACCGCAAACAGGGCAAGACCGCGGCCAAGACCGAAGGTGAGCGCAAGGTTCGAGAACAAGCCGCTGCGGGCGAGAAGGAATCCGATCCGATCGTCACTTGACCCGCCGGATCCTCGCTTGACCCCGATACGCCCCCTGCGCCATCAGCGCGCATGACCGACGCACCCGCGACCACCCACGACACGCTCCAGCGCCGCGGACTGATGTTCATCCTGTCGTCGCCCTCCGGCGCGGGCAAGACGACGATCGCCCACCGCCTGCTGCGCGAAGACCGGGCGATCAGGCTGTCGATTTCGGCGACCACCCGCCCCCCGCGCGAAGGCGAAATCGATGGACAGGACTATCATTTCGTCGGCCAGGCCGAATTCGACCGGATGGTCGAGGCCGACGAATTCTATGAGTGGGCGACGGTGTTCGGGCACAGCTACGGCACCCCCAAGGCGCATATCCGCGCCGGCCTGAAGGTAGGCGAGGATTTCCTGTTCGACATCGACTGGCAGGGCACCCAGCAGCTGTTCCAGAAGGATCAGCAGGATGTGGTCCGCGTGTTCATCCTGCCTCCCAGCCTCGACGAATTGCGCCGCAGGCTGGTGGGCCGCGGTACCGACAGCTGCGATGTGATCGACGCAAGAATGGCGCGCGCCCAGGCGG
Protein-coding sequences here:
- the gmk gene encoding guanylate kinase produces the protein MTDAPATTHDTLQRRGLMFILSSPSGAGKTTIAHRLLREDRAIRLSISATTRPPREGEIDGQDYHFVGQAEFDRMVEADEFYEWATVFGHSYGTPKAHIRAGLKVGEDFLFDIDWQGTQQLFQKDQQDVVRVFILPPSLDELRRRLVGRGTDSCDVIDARMARAQAEISHWDGYDYVVVNDDIDVCFAKVEQILAAERMKRARQTGLIGFVRGLMKPD